The following proteins are encoded in a genomic region of Penaeus chinensis breed Huanghai No. 1 chromosome 10, ASM1920278v2, whole genome shotgun sequence:
- the LOC125029962 gene encoding muscleblind-like protein 3, protein MSHEESRDSCGFHEVFACEEGIPECAFVLLDTLQVCRDFKYGQCVRPACKFVHLLEAVTFEAHTPRKTVFNDLLRQSPHNQEEEQPASVSLRLVPGKPSLRRPVRKSQDGKCLSGCSPSVCGVAVKPSVFLDYIEARPARSEMLRQGRAAVSNESPVPADHVEVTDMKVSVCRDAVKGKCGRGLCKYYHLPVVLPPAPLDPHSARAPQSGPRHHGLHNPPNNPLMLDNAHYMDNTTKPAPTPSNNNSSMKPPTSDRHCREVPSYPDTRQAEPGHPPCPGPPARMLYFSFIRIVTSVPGSFPA, encoded by the exons ATGTCTCATGAGGAGAGTAGGGATTCATGTGGTTTTCATGAGGTATTTGCGTGCGAGGAAGGTATTCCTGAGTGTGCCTTTgtg TTGCTGGACACCCTGCAAGTGTGCCGCGATTTTAAGTACGGCCAGTGTGTGAGACCAGCCTGCAAGTTTGTCCATCTCCTTGAAG CAGTGACCTTTGAGGCGCACACCCCTCGTAAGACCGTGTTCAATGACC TTTTACGTCAGTCACCCCATAACCAGGAGGAGGAACAGCCGGCCTCCGTTTCCCTGCGTCTTGTTCCAGGAAAACCCTCACTGCGAAGACCAGTGAGGAAATCCCAAGACGGAAAATGCCTGTCTGGCTGTTCCCCTTCTGTCTGTGGCGTGGCTGTTAAACCATCAGTGTTCCTAGACT ATATAGAAGCTAGACCAGCCCGTAGTGAGATGCTAAGGCAGGGTCGAGCGGCAGTCAGTAACGAATCTCCTGTGCCGGCAGATCACGTAGAGGTGACAGACATGAAGGTGAGTGTCTGCCGGGACGCGGTGAAGGGCAAGTGCGGGCGTGGGCTGTGCAAGTACTACCACCTGCCAGTCGTCCTGCCGCCCGCACCCCTCGACCCGCACTCCGCCCGTGCCCCGCAGTCTGGTCCGCGCCACCACGGTCTCCACAACCCGCCCAACAACCCGCTCATGCTAGACAACGCCCACTACATGGACAACACCACCAAGCCGGCACCAAcacccagcaacaacaacagcagca TGAAGCCCCCGACAAGCGACCGGCACTGCAGGGAAGTGCCCTCCTACCCCGACACCCGCCAGGCCGAGCCCGGGCACCCGCCGTGCCCTGGCCCACCCGCCCGCATGCTCTACTTCTCCTTCATCAGGATAGTTACGTCTGTACCAGGCAGCTTCCCGGCATAA